The Bradyrhizobium sp. B097 genome contains the following window.
GCCGGCGGCGATTTGGCTAAGCGTCGGTCGGTCTATGAGCGATGGCGCGCAGACTGGATTGGGGCCGGCATGAGTTGGTTTAGCAAGGGACACGCGCCAACTGCAGATTGGGACCCGCACGAACAGTTGAAACACTTTGGCCCGTAAGGGCCGTCAATCGCGTGGCGTTTGCGCCATCATCGGCGATTTGCGTGCCTTCGCGGTGCGGATATCGGCGAGCATCGATCGGACCGCGGGCGACAGCGCCATCTGCTTGGCACGGCAGGCCGGGCCCGGGCCGCGCATATAGTGCAGTTCCGGCCGGTAGGGATTGAAAGCCTTGGCGACGAAGGCCCGCCAGAAGGTGCGGAGTTCGGCGAACAGCGTCGCCTCGCGTTTGGTCGTCGGGCGCGAAAGAGGTGCTGAAATGATGGTAGCCATGACGTGGCCTCAACTGTTTGTCGCGGTTCTGCCGCGAAAATCGCCGTTTTCGGCGTTGAGAACGAGTTTTGGCCTGATTTATTAAAAGATAGTTTCAATTGTCGTGATTCGGCGCGCACATGGTGTCGAACCCGTAATCACCCGTGGCGAATGGACGGAACGTGGTGAACGGATGGAAAACGACCGCCCCACGGTTGCGCTTTAGGGGGCCGGCCGTTACATCGGCCACAGCAAAATTTCCACAAATCGGATCAATTCCAGGGACAGCGGATGGCTCGCCAGTTCATCTATTTCATGCAGGGTCTGACCAAGGCTTATCCGACCCGCAAGGTGCTCGATAACATCCATCTGAGCTTCTATCCGGACGCCAAGATCGGCGTGCTCGGCGTCAACGGCTCGGGCAAGTCGACGCTGCTCAAGATCATGGCTGGTCTCGACAAGGAATATAACGGCGAGGCCTGGGTCGCCGAGGGCGCCCGCGTCGGCTATCTCGAGCAGGAGCCGCACCTCGATCCCGCGCTCAACGTCCGTGAGAACGTCATGCTCGGCGTCGCCAAGCAGAAGGCGATCCTCGACCGCTACAACGAGCTGGCCGTCAATTACTCGGACGAGACCGCCGACGAAATGACCAAGCTGCAGGACGAGATCGAGGCGCAGGGCCTGTGGGATCTCGACAGCAAGGTCGACCAGGCGATGGACGCGCTGCGCTGCCCGCCTGATGATGCCGATGTCACAAAACTGTCGGGCGGTGAACGCCGCCGCGTCGCGCTGTGCCGCCTGCTGCTCGACCAGCCGGAATTGTTGCTGCTGGACGAACCGACCAACCATCTCGACGCCGAGTCGGTGTCATGGCTGGAAGGCCATCTGCGGAATTATCCCGGCGCGATCCTGATCGTGACCCACGATCGCTACTTCCTCGACAACGTCACGAGCTGGATCCTCGAGCTCGACCGCGGCCGCGGCATTCCCTACGAGGGCAATTACTCGTCCTGGCTGGTGCAGAAGCAGAAGCGGCTCGAGCAGGAGGGCCGCGAAGACGCCGCGCATCAGAAGACGCTGGCCCGCGAGCAGGAGTGGATCGCGTCCTCGCCGAAGGCGCGTCAGGCCAAGTCCAAGGCACGCTACCAGCGCTATGAAGATCTGCTGAAGCAGGCCAGCGAAAAGCAGACCCAGACCGCGCAGATCACGATTCCGGTGGCCGAGCGTCTCGGCCAGAACGTGGTGGACTTCGAAGGCCTCAGCAAGGGTTTTGGCGACCGCATGCTGATCGACGATCTCACCTTCAAGTTGCCGCCGGGCGGCATCGTCGGCGTGATCGGTGCCAACGGCGCCGGCAAGACCACGCTGTTCAGGATGATCACCAAGCAGGAGACGCCGGACAAGGGCTCCATCACCGTCGGCGAGAGCGTACATCTCGGCTATGTCGACCAGTCGCGCGACGCGCTCGACGGCAAGAAGACGGTGTGGGAGGAGATCTCAGGCAACAACGAGCTGATCCTGCTCGGCAAGAAGGAAGTCAACTCGCGCGGCTATTGCTCGTCGTTCAACTTCAAGGGCGCCGACCAGCAGAAGAAGGTCGGCGCGCTGTCGGGCGGTGAACGCAACCGCGTGCATCTCGCCAAGATGCTGAAGTCGGGCGCCAACGTGCTGCTGCTCGACGAACCGACCAACGACCTCGACGTCGACACGCTGCGTGCGCTGGAAGAGGCGCTGGAGGATTTTGCCGGTTGCGCCGTCATCATCAGCCATGATCGCTGGTTCCTCGACCGCATCGCGACCCACATCCTGGCCTTCGAGGGCGACAGCCATGTCGAATGGTTCGAGGGCAACTTCCAGGATTACGAAAAGGACAAGATGCGCCGGCTCGGGCAGGACAGCATCATTCCGCACCGCGTGAAGTACAAGAAGCTGACGCGCTGATCGGTTGAGGTGGTCGAGCGCGGCTATCGCGCCGCGTTCGACCACTCACTCGTTTTGCAGGATCGTGACGGCATCGCGGCGCAATCTGCGGCCAGTTGTCGCTTTTCAACTGCGCGGGATTGCGTAGATAGAGCGCTCCGCAATTTCAATTCCGCGAGCACCCCAACATGTCCGCACTATCAGACGCGCCCGCCCGCTCGAAGGGCCGGCCGCTGCGTCCCGTTCCCATGCTGATCTTCGGATCGCGCTGGCTGCAATTGCCGCTCTATGTCGGCCTGATCATCGCCCAGGGCGTTTATGTCGTGCTGTTCCTGAAGGAGCTGTGGCACCTGTTCGCCCATGCCTTCGATTTCAGCGAGCAGCAGATCATGCTGGCCGTGCTCGGCCTGATCGACGTCGTGATGATCTCGAACCTCCTGGTGATGGTGATCGTCGGCGGCTACGAGACCTTCGTGTCGCGCCTCAATCTGCAGGGACATCCGGACGAGCCGGAATGGCTCAGCCACGTCAATGCCAGCGTGCTGAAGATCAAGCTGGCGATGGCGATCATCGGCATCTCCTCGATCCACTTGCTGCGCACCTTCATCGAGGCCGGCGCGCTGTCGTCCGGCAAGGGCAATTACACCGAGACCGGCGTGATGTGGCAGACCATCATCCACTGCGTCTTTATCCTGTCGGCGATCGGCATCGCCATCGTCGACAAGCTGTCGAACGACTCGATCGAGGGCGCCAAGCAGCAGGGTGGGCACTAGCCGGGACAACGACTAATGGCCGGCGCGGCGTCATCGCGCGGCGCGCTGGCCAAACAATGCCGGCGCGGATCTGCCGAGCCATTCGGGGATCTGCGCCGCACCGCGCGGAAATCCGCGGGCCATGGCAAGGATGAACGCGGTCTGCCAGACGCCGAACAGCACCAGCCAGCCCAGCAAGGTCGGCAGCCTGACGATTGCACCGTAAATGGTTCCGGCCGCGATGGCTGCGATCCAGGTCACCACGACGCTGTCGATCCGCCTGAACGCGGGGTTGGTCAGGAGCACGCCGAGAATGGTGATCGCTCCGCCCACCGCACCGCCGATGCCGCCGATCAGATAACCCATCAACGGGTTGTTGCCGAGCGTCTCGGTGATCTGAGCCGGGCTCGCGGCATTGCCGTCGACCGGGACGGTCTTCGCGTACTGGCCGAGCGCCTGAAGCGTAACGGCGCTGGCATCATAGGCCGCGATCCATGCCGCGGTCGTGATGGCGACCACCAGCGCCAGCTGAAACCGGTCCTTGGCGCCGAACACGACATTGCAGGCGGCGATCGCCGCGCCGAAGATCACCCCGGGCAGGATCGTGATCCCGCCCGCGTCTGAGACGACGAACGAATATTGCAGGACGTTGAGCGCATAGGTCGCGACCAGGCTGCACATGACGGCGGACGCAAGCGCCAGCACGAGGAAAGGCAAATTCGGTCGGCCGCGCGACTGCGCGCTCTCGGCCGCCAGCATGCGGTCCACCGCGGCCCGCGTCTCGGCCGCGGCACTGCCCTGCGGCTCCAGGATCGTGACCGCCTTGAGATAGGCCGGGACCTGGTCGAGCGGGGTCGGCGCCATCATCACCGGCAACACGCGATTGCTCGGGTTCGGCCACCTGGCTCGGGCAAAGGCGAGCTCGCTCAAGGTGTAGCGTCCCTTGGTCACCGATTCCGGACTGATCAGGAACACCATAAAATCGCTGCTTTCGATGGCTTTTTCGACGCGCGCATCGAAGCTGTCGCCCGGCGGGAGATCGTCGTGCGAAAAGAAAACGTCATGGTCGCAATTGCGCAGGGACTGAGCGATGTTGTCAGCCTGCGATTCCAATTCGGAGGGAAATGACAAAAATATGCGCATGGCAAAACTTACCACCCAGAATTGAATTCTGACATTGCCGAATCCGCGTTGCAATGCCTGTTTCCGCTAGTGTGCTGAATGCGAAGTTCGTGTGATTTCGCGGCAGCCGCTTTCACGAACTTCGCATTCATAAAGCACACTAGAATCATAAGTTTGCTAGTGTCCTTATCGAATCCGAAGTTCGCTCCGAAGGTGCGGCGAATGATACGAACTTCGGATTCGGGACACTAGGTGAGATCGATCATGAAATGGCCAGCCACCATCGTCGCATGCGCGGTGCTGCTGTGTGTGCCGCTGCAACGGCCCGCATCCGCCGCCGACGCCGCGTTCACCCAGTTCATCGCCTCGCTGTGGCCGGAAGCCAAGGCGGCCGGCGTGTCGCGCGAAACCTTCGATCGCGAGACGCGCTCCCTCGAGCCCGACTACAAGCTGCCCGACCTGATCCTGCCCGGACGTCCGAAGACCGGTGCGCCGGCGCAGGCCGAGTTCGTGCAGGTGCCGGCCGACTACATCAAGGAAGCCTCGATCGCGCGGCTCGCCACCGAGGGGCAGCGGCTGTTGCAGAAGTATCGTCCGTCGCTCGACGCGATCGAGAAGCGGTTCGGCGTGCCGGCCACCATCGTGCTGGCGATCTGGGGCCGCGAGACCGACTATGGCCGCTATTCGCTGCCCTACGACACGTTGCGCGTGGTGGCGACGCAGGCCTATGTCGGCCGCCGCAAGGATCAGTACCGCACCGAGTTCATCCTTGCGCTGAAGATCCTCAGTGAGGGGGCCGTGACGCGCAAGGAGCTGCGCTCATCCTGGGCCGGGGCGACCGGATACACCCAGTTCCTGCCATCGGAATATTACAAGCACGGCGTCGACCTCGACGGCGACGGCAAGGTGGACATCTGGCATTCGGTGCCGGACGCGCTCGCCTCCGCCGCGCAGCAGCTCGTCAACAAGGGCTGGCAGCCCGGGGTGCGCTGGGCCTACGAGGTCACAGCACCCGCCAATGCCGATTGCACAATCGGTGTGCCCGAAGTGACAAAACCGATCAGCCAGTGGCTGCGGGCAGGCTTCGTGCCGGTGCGCGGGCTGAAGCTTGGCGCCACCGAGCAGGCGCAATCGGCCTCGCTGCTGCAGCCTGAAGGCATCTATGGCCCGGCCTTCCTGACCACGCCGAACTACTTCGTGATCAAGGAGTACAATTTCTCCGATCTCTACGTGCTGTTCGTGGGCCATCTCGCCGACCGCATGACGAGCCCGCAGCCATTCGTGACGCCATGGTCTGCATCGAAGCAGCTGCGCTCCGCCGACGTCGAGGCGATGCAGCAGCAGCTGACGAAGATCGGGCTTTACAAGGACAAGCTCGACGGCAAGGCCGGGATGCAGACCCGCGCCGCGCTCGGCGCCTATCAGAAGCAGGCCGGGCTCAAGGTCGATTGCTGGCCGAGCGAGGCGGTGCTGCGCGCGATGAACGGGCAGCGCTGATCGCCAAGCCTGCTGGTGGCGGAAAACAAAAACCCGGCCGCGAGGCCGGGTTTTCGAGGGTGATGCTGAATAGCGTTTCGATCAGTCGCAAACCTGGATGCGACGGAAGCGCCAGCCGTAGCCGTCCCAGAAGCGCTCACGAACCCAGCGGCACGGAGCTTCTTCGACGTAAACCGGTGCCGGCGCAACATAGACCGGGGCGGGACGGGCGCCTGCGATCGCGCCGCCGAGCAGGGCGCCGCCGATCAGGCCACCGGCAACGCCGGCCGCGATGGCCCCGCCGTCACCAGCCTTGGCGGCCGGAGCAACGGCCAGCGAACCGGCAATCGTGGTAACGGCGACAAGGGCAGCTAAAGTCTTCTTCATGTCTTTGGCTCTCCTGGAAGGTGGTGGCGTCGTGGTCCGACGCCGGGTTTAGGTGACTCACACGCTGATCTCGAACTGCTGTCTTGCTAAACAGCGCAGAACAGTCAACCGAAAGTAAACGTCCGCAGGCTCATCGCGTAGAAAAGCGGTTTTTTCTGGCCTTCTAAAGCAGACGTCCCGGACAAACAGTCGGTTTTCCGGGACATCTGGTTCGAATTAATCGAGATGAACGGCGATCAATCGCAAACGCGCACTCGGCGAACGCGCCAGGTGTAGCCGTCCCAGAACCGCTGGCGCTGCCAGAAGCAATCGGGACCGTAACCGGGCTCGGCGACATAGGCCGGACCGGGCGCGTAGTAGCCATAGCCCGGACCGTAGTAGCCGTTCTGCGAAGCGATCGCGCCACCGACGATGGCACCACCGATCAATCCCGCAGCGACGCCAGCGGCGACACCGCGTTGTGCTTGGGCGGGGGCGGGCACCGCCACAGCCGAAACCGCCAGAGTGGCGGCGGCGCAAAGCGCCAGCAATGTCTTCTTCATGACCTCACCTTTCTCACGGGAGCAGGGACAGCGTACCTTGGCGATCTGTCTCGCCTCAAGGGTTCCATATTCCGCTTGAATGATCAATGAACGACGCTGCCGTATTCGCGTCCAAATGCTTGCAGCTTTTGGCATATCTTGCAACGAACAAGCTTTTAGCCGCAGTGAACCGGTGCTTGGAGCGGTGGAAGCCGGGATTGGCCCGGTAGACCGACCTGATGGGCTTCCTATTCCCGAAAGGCGGGGCCGACCGATTTAGATTCATTCCAATATGAATCCCGCATCAGTTTGGAATTGCTACAAGAACCGGCTTTTCCCTTTGCATCCGGCCGGGGCCGACAATATCCATATTGGCGAGCATCACCCGTTGGACCCGCCTCTTCTGATGATTGTCTGTTCCTGTAACGTCCTCAGCGACCACGATGTCCGCAATGCCGTCAATGGCGGCGGGTCTGTGACACGAAATGCCAAGCAGGTGTATGGCTGCCTCGGCTGTAGTGCCGAATGCGGCCGCTGCGCGCGCACCATCAAGGCGATCATCGACGAGGCGCTTGGCCCCTGCGCCAAGGCATGCTGCTCCGGCTGCCCCCACAGCGGCCATCCGCACGCCGCCAACGAAGACGCCGAGCCGGCCGAATTCGCGCTCGCGGCCTGCTAAGGCCATTTCGGGTTCTGATCGACGCAGAACCGAGGCTTTCCCGTTTCAATGCGTTTTCTTCATGCGATCCGGCTGCAACGTCGCCGGAAACGTTCTGCCTCAGCAAATCCCCCGAATCCGGTTATCCACGCGCTGCTTCCGCGAAGGGTTGCTCTCTCCGGCAATCTGATTTAGAAGCGTTCTAAATTCAGTGCTGGCCGGTTTTGGCCGCGACAGGTGGAGTGGATCATGCAAGGCGACCCGAAGGTCATTGATTATCTGAACAAGGGGCTGCGCAGCGAACTGACCGCCATCAATCAATACTGGCTGCACTACCGCATGCTCAACAATTGGGGCCTCCTGGAGATGGGCAAGGTCTGGCGCAAGGAGTCCATCGAGGAGATGGAGCACGCCGACAAGTTCGTCGATCGCATCCTGTTTCTCGACGGCTTCCCGAACCTGCAGGTGCTCGATCCCCTGAAGATCGGCCAGGACGTCAAGGAGATCATCGAGTGTGACCTAGCCGCGGAGATCGGCGCCCGCACGCTCTATCAGGAGGCAGCGACCTACTGCCACGGCGTCAAGGACTATGTCAGCCGCGACCTGTTCGAGCAGCTGATGAAGGACGAGGAAGACCACATCGACTTCCTCGAGACCCAGCTCGACCTGATCAAGCGCATCGGTCTTGAGCTCTACACCCAGAAGCA
Protein-coding sequences here:
- the ettA gene encoding energy-dependent translational throttle protein EttA is translated as MARQFIYFMQGLTKAYPTRKVLDNIHLSFYPDAKIGVLGVNGSGKSTLLKIMAGLDKEYNGEAWVAEGARVGYLEQEPHLDPALNVRENVMLGVAKQKAILDRYNELAVNYSDETADEMTKLQDEIEAQGLWDLDSKVDQAMDALRCPPDDADVTKLSGGERRRVALCRLLLDQPELLLLDEPTNHLDAESVSWLEGHLRNYPGAILIVTHDRYFLDNVTSWILELDRGRGIPYEGNYSSWLVQKQKRLEQEGREDAAHQKTLAREQEWIASSPKARQAKSKARYQRYEDLLKQASEKQTQTAQITIPVAERLGQNVVDFEGLSKGFGDRMLIDDLTFKLPPGGIVGVIGANGAGKTTLFRMITKQETPDKGSITVGESVHLGYVDQSRDALDGKKTVWEEISGNNELILLGKKEVNSRGYCSSFNFKGADQQKKVGALSGGERNRVHLAKMLKSGANVLLLDEPTNDLDVDTLRALEEALEDFAGCAVIISHDRWFLDRIATHILAFEGDSHVEWFEGNFQDYEKDKMRRLGQDSIIPHRVKYKKLTR
- a CDS encoding TIGR00645 family protein, whose product is MSALSDAPARSKGRPLRPVPMLIFGSRWLQLPLYVGLIIAQGVYVVLFLKELWHLFAHAFDFSEQQIMLAVLGLIDVVMISNLLVMVIVGGYETFVSRLNLQGHPDEPEWLSHVNASVLKIKLAMAIIGISSIHLLRTFIEAGALSSGKGNYTETGVMWQTIIHCVFILSAIGIAIVDKLSNDSIEGAKQQGGH
- a CDS encoding toll/interleukin-1 receptor domain-containing protein; translated protein: MRIFLSFPSELESQADNIAQSLRNCDHDVFFSHDDLPPGDSFDARVEKAIESSDFMVFLISPESVTKGRYTLSELAFARARWPNPSNRVLPVMMAPTPLDQVPAYLKAVTILEPQGSAAAETRAAVDRMLAAESAQSRGRPNLPFLVLALASAVMCSLVATYALNVLQYSFVVSDAGGITILPGVIFGAAIAACNVVFGAKDRFQLALVVAITTAAWIAAYDASAVTLQALGQYAKTVPVDGNAASPAQITETLGNNPLMGYLIGGIGGAVGGAITILGVLLTNPAFRRIDSVVVTWIAAIAAGTIYGAIVRLPTLLGWLVLFGVWQTAFILAMARGFPRGAAQIPEWLGRSAPALFGQRAAR
- a CDS encoding lytic murein transglycosylase, with protein sequence MKWPATIVACAVLLCVPLQRPASAADAAFTQFIASLWPEAKAAGVSRETFDRETRSLEPDYKLPDLILPGRPKTGAPAQAEFVQVPADYIKEASIARLATEGQRLLQKYRPSLDAIEKRFGVPATIVLAIWGRETDYGRYSLPYDTLRVVATQAYVGRRKDQYRTEFILALKILSEGAVTRKELRSSWAGATGYTQFLPSEYYKHGVDLDGDGKVDIWHSVPDALASAAQQLVNKGWQPGVRWAYEVTAPANADCTIGVPEVTKPISQWLRAGFVPVRGLKLGATEQAQSASLLQPEGIYGPAFLTTPNYFVIKEYNFSDLYVLFVGHLADRMTSPQPFVTPWSASKQLRSADVEAMQQQLTKIGLYKDKLDGKAGMQTRAALGAYQKQAGLKVDCWPSEAVLRAMNGQR
- a CDS encoding (2Fe-2S)-binding protein, coding for MIVCSCNVLSDHDVRNAVNGGGSVTRNAKQVYGCLGCSAECGRCARTIKAIIDEALGPCAKACCSGCPHSGHPHAANEDAEPAEFALAAC
- the bfr gene encoding bacterioferritin, which encodes MQGDPKVIDYLNKGLRSELTAINQYWLHYRMLNNWGLLEMGKVWRKESIEEMEHADKFVDRILFLDGFPNLQVLDPLKIGQDVKEIIECDLAAEIGARTLYQEAATYCHGVKDYVSRDLFEQLMKDEEDHIDFLETQLDLIKRIGLELYTQKHVGHLKGEES